The Panicum hallii strain FIL2 chromosome 5, PHallii_v3.1, whole genome shotgun sequence genome contains the following window.
CATAGCAAAGAGGAGTGACTGAGGGCCTGTTTGGATTGGCTAAAGTTTTTGAGtcttggctaaagtttagctcACCCCATTAGCATTCCTGTTTGGATGCACTAACTAgtactaaagtttagcacttttaGGTATTAGCACTTGAATCCAAACACACTCTGAATCTCCAGTTAAGTTCTTTATCTAGACACATTAACTTACGAGCTATAGATGAATCCGTTTAAATACAGCAGGCCATAAGTTAGATAAGAACTCTTGCATATGCAACAGGGAAGATTCAAAAGCAAAATAACGGAGTTTGTAGAGCTGAATGGATATTAAGATGGCAGAGAGAAAACAGTGCAAAGTAAAATAGACAAAGGCTGTCAGGCAATCCAAGATGACAAACACTACCCAGGATGAGATAATAGTAGTTAGAACACAGGCTTTGGACAGGATAGATCAGGGAGCTCACCTGAAGGCTTGTATCACAAAATTGTTGAGATGTTCTCATAGTTTCCAATGACTTCCCATGAACAGTCTGAACTCTGAATATATTTAAGAGGTTTTTGCGCCGCCTATAGATAAAGCAAAAGACACCAGATTAGTCCAGACTCTGGATATGACACAAATATATCTTCAGTGCTGGCATGGACGCAGAAGTACCCAAAGTAATTGTCAGATATATGATAACAAACCTAACCACCAACAACACACAAACGGTCAGCATTGCTAGCAGAAATACTGATTGAGACAAGTTTTAAGCCAGCTTTTAATCTAGAAATTAATCTTGAATACCTTCAGATTCTGCCCTGTGTTTACTAGTAAACAGGGAAGGGCGATTATCTTGAAACTTGATGCTTTGAATTATGGAATAGCTTCATTTTGTTTTCTTGGCTTTTGGTAGATATGTAGAGCGAAGTAGTCTCTTTTTGGCATTTAAACACCAGATTTGGCAtaaatttaaaagttatttGGCAACAAAAATAAAAGAAGAATGAAAAAGAAAAACCTGTCATTGTCATTGGTGATCTCGGGACCTCCCCTTTTGATCCGTTTGACCTTCGGTTCATGAGATAATGACTCATTTGCCTTCATTCTTGATTCTATCTTAATTCTTGAAACAGTCCTGAAAAGACCATCTCAATTCTCAAAGCTTAGCCAGCCATTGTACATTGCAGTCAACCTGCCAGTGCTAAATACCTACTCCTAAGTTCATCAGTTCATGTATTCTAAATCAAAGAAGACACCTTCTGCCGTAGCAACCTCTACCATATACTTGAAAGTAGCAATGTGATGTTTGACAAACTGTTAGTTCATCATCCTGTAATACCTGTTTTTTACATAATTCACTTTCTACTGGTAAACTGTCTGACGAGTAAGATGATCTATTCAATGAGGTGGGCAAAAGGCAAACACATGACTACAAAGCCGAAACTGCTCTGGAGAAATATCCACTTCTAGCGTGACACACTATCTCCAAAACAAAACGGAGGCTGTGATCTAGACTGACAATAAATCTTCCATAAGATACGAATTTCCATATTTGAAACTTGACGTAGCCAATCAAGTTAACAGCTCAGGAGTTATAACTTATATATTTATTTGCTTGCAAAAGCAAACAGTGGCATTATCAAAGACCAATATATGCAAATAAATATAAAGCTTGCACAAGAATGATTACAACAGAAAAGGGCACTAAAACAAATATTACTAACAATTTTGATGCCATGTGACAAACAAGCCAAAGCTAGAAATTCTAGGAAGAAAGGTTTGATGTAAATGTCATGTAAAATGAGCAGAGGTATTCTTACTGATCAATTTACAGCAGAGAAGCAACAAACCGTTTCCTATTAAAGTACTACAGGATAGCAATTGTACATGCAATTCTGCTGTATCGGGCCAGGCAAAACAGTAGTGCAACTTATGTTTGCATCACCATAGCACATCAATGCCTAACCTACTATGGAATATCCTCATCAAGCATTTTTAGACACATCTTTCTCCTCGCACCCCTCTTCATCCGGTGCAGAATCTTCCCAGTCAGTTTCGGCTTCTGCATCAATGTCTTCTCCAGTAGGTGGCATCTTCAAACCCATGTTTTCTCTAGTACGTGGTGGCATCCTCAAACCCTTTCGAGGATAGAAGTTCTTCCTCCCAAGCTCAACAATCCTTTTAGCCTCCTCCACCCTTGAGGCAGCAACCAATGCAGTCACTACCCCCTGCAGTAATGAACATTGCACTTTGCACTTCCTACTAAGGATCTCATCGCAGCATCTTAGAGCAGAATCAAGCTCCCCAGCCTCAAGAAGACGTGGCACaagggtatgaaatgtgccccTATTTGGTGCACATTCATTCTTTACCAGATCATCATATACCTTCTTGGCCTCATCCAACCTCCCTTCGTTGCAATACCCTCGAATAAGTTCATTGTAGGAGACTGTATCAGGTTTCGGCCCATCCTTCTGCATCCTCTCAATCAAACCAATTGCATCTTCAATACTCCCTCTGGAAACCAAACCCCGCAGCTTTGCATTGTAGCTCTTTGTACCCGGCTCAACATTCCTCTCCTTCATCATCTCCCAGACTTTCTCGGTATCATCACAGCAACCATTGTTGTAAAACCCATTAAGAAGAGTGTTGAAAGATATCTCATCGGGTGTAAGACCGCACTTGTCCATGAGCGCGATGACGTCGAGGGCGGCCGAGAGGTCTGGCTTCTGGCACAGCGCGCTGATGAGTATGTTGTAAGAGGGTACATTGGGGACAATGGTGGGGTATGAGGCCGGGATCTGCTGGAACGCGGTGGCGAGCGCATCGAAGTCGCCGGCGTCGACGTAGGCGGCGAGGAGAGCGTTGAAGGTCATGACGGATTTGTGCTTTGGCGGAAGGTCAAGGAAGGTCGCGGCGGCGTGGGACGGCATGGAGGCGCGGCCGtagaggcggacgaggcgcgtgGCGAATCCCTCGGTGGAGGCCTCGAGGAAGGGCTTCTGCGAGTCGAGGATGGCCGCGACGGCGTCTTGGCGGCCGAAGGAAGCGAGGCGGGCCACGGCCACCTCGTACACGCGGTGCTTGTCGCGGAATCTCTGGGACGCGGCCGACGCTGCGACGAACTGGGACACCAGCTTGTCCGGATCGCGCTGCTGGATGACGGTCCGCACGATTTTGCCGATGGAGTTCTCGAGGTTGCGACCCTTGTTGGGTTTCGCCTCcgcctcgccggcggccgctttcggggcaggcgcggcggcgggcgcgggcgcggactTGGGTGGACGGGCGCGTGGTGTGGTCgaggagaagatgctggagaggCGGCGCGcgctggaggcggcggcggtggaggccatGGCAAATGGGGCAACGCGACGGCGGCGTGGGTGGGGTTTTCGTCGCGACGACTGCGTCTGCGAGAGGAGAATGGAGAGGGTTTTGCTGCGCAGCTTAAGTGGGCCGTGCTGAATATTTACAGCCCAGCCTATTTCGGCCGTAACGGAATATTTAGAGCCCAGCAGCTCAACCCAGCTGGACCTCCCGGTCCATTACTGGCAGCTGCGCCCTTCCTTCCTGTCGCAACTTGGACCGGATGCCTCCTTGCCATTGCCAAGCTCCCTCTGCTCCGCGGACGCCTTCGTCCCGCTCCGCTGGCTCCGCCTCTTCGGCGACGCCTCCTGCCACAAGGGCAGGCGGTGGACCCACGGGGCTAGCGTCGAGATGTCACGGGCCGACGGGCGTTGATCTGGTGGAGGTCGACTTCACGCCATCAGTTTTTCTGTAGCAAAAGCTCAGCCAGGTGTTCTGCCAATTCACAGTAGGGGAGAGAAAATCTGTTGGCTGAATCTCAAAGGGAGCAGTGAAAATTGGGAATGGTTGCTGTTCCCCACCGAGCACTAAGCATACTTTCAGTCACATTTGCCTTCCAAAATTCTTCCTGGTTCAGACCATGATACGATACCTGAAAATGGACATGCTATGCAAATGATGCTGTGTATGGGCCATTTGCCGTAAACCGCCTTCGGATAGCATCTCCTGCGAGATTTAAATGGATGGTCTGTCCATACTTCGACAGTAATCCTACCGTAGAGCACGCATCCATTTTCTTGCAGTCAGCGCCTGTATCACCGTGAGATTTTCCTTCAGGAAAGCTTATAACATGACGGACCTATGTCCATCGATGCACAAACATGAATCATCCAACCAAACTGTCTTGTGCGTCTTCCATTTCCAACTGAGATTTGGGTAGACTTTGAACAAAGCTTGTGGGTCTTCCATCCACCGCTGCATCTAAAAAACTgagttcatgtatttgcaaaATTAAGACCTCAATATGAAGTGTGACAAATTGGTAGTTTGTGCACCATCCAGTAATAACTTGTCAGTTCATTGCTCTAATGGCAAGTTATCTGACGGAACAAGATAATCTGATCAAAGTAAGAAAAAAATGTGCGTGACTATAAATGAATCAATTCTGCAGTGGAGATGAAAAATATAAACCTCTAGCTTGACACACTATGACCCTAGTAACTAAAAAACTAAAGCTGATCTGGGTCGATATATTAAAATCAAGCCTCTCATGAGATATGAAAATGTTTATATACCATACCAAACTCAAAGTCGTCAACACGGGACTATATGTTTACTTGCTTGTCAATGGGAACAGTTGTATTACCATAGACCAGATTAAATACCTACATAGGTAATTTAGATTATTATTCATACATTTGCTAACAATGAACAGCCGTTATGATTCAGATGCACGATAGAACTCCTTCGAATACAATTAACATAAAGATTACAGTAACTTAAAGAATGGTTAAAGACCAAAAAAACATTAAGTTTAATATAATTAACACTTTCCATGCCATGTGACAAATTCTCAATTTTCATGCTAGACATCCTAGGCAACACGAAGCATTTGCTGTGAATATCCGGTAAGAAATTATAGATGTTTTTTCCACCTAAGCAGAGTATGGACTTTGTGCGCACATGGCTAGTGCCTATCCTGCCGCACGATTCGTAGCATGCCTTTAGATGTGTGCGGCTTCGTTTCCGAACATGGATAGATTAGAACCTGCCGAAGCTCCTCAACATATCCATGGCTAATCTACGAAAGCATATCCTCATCAGGCCATCAAGCATTGGTCCCGTTTGTTTCAGCTACTAGCTGATTTTAAAGGTTAATGGATTTTGGATTCTTGATTCCAGGAGTCTCCTGACTTCAGAATTTTCCAAAGTCGAGCATTTAAAATCTGCCAGCTGAAACGAACAGGGCTATTGTCAGACTGCTTTTCCTCCTTACTCCCCTCTTCATACGGTGTTGAATCATCGCAGTCAGTTTCTGCTTCTACATCATAGTTTTTTTCAGTAAGTGCTGGCATCTTCAGACCCCTCGGAGGATAGTTGTTCTTCCACCCAAGCTTAACAATCCTGGTAGCCTCCTCGATTCTAGATGCAGCAACCAATGCCGTCACCACCCCCTGCAGCAATGAGCATTTCACTCGGCACTTCCTACTAAAGATCTCATGGCAGCAACTTAGAGCAAGATCAAGCTCTCCAGCTTCCACAAAACATGGCACGAGAGTTTCAAATGTTCCCTTATTTGGAGCACATACATTCTTTACCAGATCATCATATACTTTCTTGGCCTCATCCAACCTCCCTTCCTTGCAATACCCTCGAATCAACTCATTGTAGGACACTGAATCAGGTTTGGGCCCATCTTTCTGCATCATCTCAATTACAGCGACTGCATCCTCAATCCTCCCTTCGACAACCAGACCCCGCAGCTTTGCGTTATAGCTGTTTGTGTTCGGCTCAACATTCCTCTCCTTCATCATCTGCCAGACTTTCTCGGCATC
Protein-coding sequences here:
- the LOC112893869 gene encoding pentatricopeptide repeat-containing protein At3g13160, mitochondrial-like, whose amino-acid sequence is MASTAAASSARRLSSIFSSTTPRARPPKSAPAPAAAPAPKAAAGEAEAKPNKGRNLENSIGKIVRTVIQQRDPDKLVSQFVAASAASQRFRDKHRVYEVAVARLASFGRQDAVAAILDSQKPFLEASTEGFATRLVRLYGRASMPSHAAATFLDLPPKHKSVMTFNALLAAYVDAGDFDALATAFQQIPASYPTIVPNVPSYNILISALCQKPDLSAALDVIALMDKCGLTPDEISFNTLLNGFYNNGCCDDTEKVWEMMKERNVEPGTKSYNAKLRGLVSRGSIEDAIGLIERMQKDGPKPDTVSYNELIRGYCNEGRLDEAKKVYDDLVKNECAPNRGTFHTLVPRLLEAGELDSALRCCDEILSRKCKVQCSLLQGVVTALVAASRVEEAKRIVELGRKNFYPRKGLRMPPRTRENMGLKMPPTGEDIDAEAETDWEDSAPDEEGCEEKDVSKNA
- the LOC112894123 gene encoding pentatricopeptide repeat-containing protein At3g13160, mitochondrial-like; protein product: MASHAAYSRPRLLFSAFSSTTPRAQVPKSAPEPAPTPAPGQNAADGEADAKPHAGRNRRMRIGKILRMISEERHPDKLVSQFITASTASPRFRDNRRVYEVAVSRLASYGRRDAVAALLDSQKPFIEASRSGFAARLVRLYGRASMPSHAAATFLDLPPKHKSVTAFNALLAAYIDSGDFDKLVAAFPEPGLSAALDVIPLMEKCGLTPDEISFNSLLNGFYNNGRFNDAEKVWQMMKERNVEPNTNSYNAKLRGLVVEGRIEDAVAVIEMMQKDGPKPDSVSYNELIRGYCKEGRLDEAKKVYDDLVKNVCAPNKGTFETLVPCFVEAGELDLALSCCHEIFSRKCRVKCSLLQGVVTALVAASRIEEATRIVKLGWKNNYPPRGLKMPALTEKNYDVEAETDCDDSTPYEEGSKEEKQSDNSPVRFSWQILNARLWKILKSGDSWNQESKIH